The following are encoded together in the Desulfomicrobium macestii genome:
- the gdhA gene encoding NADP-specific glutamate dehydrogenase produces the protein MEILELVKRRDPGEVEFHQAVTEVMESIEPALERNPEYRRAGIVERMVEPERVIIFRVPWVDDHGDVHVNRGFRVQMNSAIGPYKGGLRFHPSVNLGILKFLAFEQVFKNSLTTLPMGGGKGGADFDPKGKSDNEVQRFCQSFMLELFRHIGPNTDVPAGDIGVGAREVGFMFGMYKKLRNEFTGVLTGKGASWGGSLVRPEATGYGAVYFAGEMLAAQGKTLEGTRSLVSGSGNVAQYTMEKLLQLGSSPITFSDSSGYIYDEAGVTPEKLAFIKHLKNVRRGRVREYVDAYPEAVFTPADYGLGYNPLWAHKADCAFPCATQNEIGRLDAENMVAGGVRVVTEGANMPTSHEGVHIFLDNGVLFGPGKAANAGGVSVSGLEMTQNSMRLSWTRQEVDDRLKLIMKTIHKVCMDTAAVYGKPLNYVVGANIAGFVKVADAMLDQGVV, from the coding sequence ATGGAGATTCTTGAACTGGTCAAGCGGCGGGACCCGGGCGAAGTGGAATTTCATCAGGCCGTGACGGAGGTCATGGAGTCCATAGAACCGGCGCTTGAGCGCAATCCCGAGTATCGCCGGGCAGGGATTGTCGAACGCATGGTCGAGCCGGAGCGCGTCATCATCTTCCGGGTTCCATGGGTTGACGATCACGGGGATGTGCACGTCAATCGGGGGTTTCGGGTTCAGATGAACAGCGCCATCGGGCCCTACAAGGGCGGTCTGCGTTTCCACCCTTCCGTAAATCTCGGCATTCTCAAATTTCTGGCCTTCGAGCAGGTCTTCAAGAATTCTTTGACCACCCTGCCCATGGGCGGGGGCAAGGGCGGCGCGGATTTCGACCCGAAGGGCAAGTCCGACAACGAGGTGCAGCGGTTCTGCCAGAGCTTCATGCTCGAACTCTTCCGGCATATCGGGCCGAACACGGACGTGCCTGCCGGAGACATCGGCGTGGGCGCGCGCGAAGTGGGCTTCATGTTCGGCATGTACAAGAAGCTCAGAAACGAATTCACGGGCGTGCTGACGGGCAAGGGCGCTTCCTGGGGCGGCAGCCTGGTCCGGCCCGAGGCCACGGGGTACGGGGCGGTCTATTTCGCGGGCGAGATGCTCGCGGCCCAGGGTAAGACGCTGGAGGGGACGCGCAGCCTGGTCTCCGGCTCGGGCAACGTGGCCCAATACACCATGGAAAAGCTGTTGCAGCTGGGCAGTTCCCCGATCACGTTTTCGGATTCGTCGGGCTACATCTACGACGAGGCCGGAGTGACGCCCGAAAAGCTCGCCTTCATCAAGCACCTCAAGAATGTGCGCCGGGGCCGGGTGCGTGAGTACGTGGACGCATACCCCGAGGCCGTCTTCACTCCGGCGGACTATGGGCTTGGGTACAATCCGCTCTGGGCGCACAAGGCCGACTGCGCCTTCCCTTGCGCAACACAGAACGAAATAGGCAGGCTCGATGCGGAAAACATGGTGGCCGGCGGCGTGCGGGTCGTGACCGAGGGAGCGAACATGCCTACCTCGCACGAGGGCGTGCATATCTTCCTGGACAACGGCGTGCTCTTTGGCCCCGGCAAGGCCGCCAACGCGGGCGGGGTCTCGGTCTCTGGCCTGGAGATGACCCAGAACAGCATGCGCCTGAGCTGGACCCGGCAGGAAGTGGATGACAGGCTGAAGCTGATCATGAAGACCATCCACAAGGTCTGCATGGACACCGCGGCGGTCTACGGCAAACCCCTCAACTATGTCGTTGGCGCCAACATCGCCGGATTCGTGAAGGTGGCCGACGCCATGCTGGATCAGGGCGTGGTCTGA
- a CDS encoding transglutaminase family protein, translated as MRIRVEHESSYRFSRPVFLEPHLIRLKPRQDAGQLLEDFSLKVSPEPAGQCEILDACGNAAHWLWFEGMWEELVIRTEFTARTLRDNPFDYLLHPCAFTLPLDLPALEREALLPSLGSGSPSTRGLAKKFMAEAGGDSIQFLSLLNAWIYQNITIIPRLEPGIFTTETTLLLGRGACRDVSLVFMEVCREAGIPARFVSGYQIGDPEQTERDLHAYPEIYLPGAGWRGYDPTLGLTVVGGHLALCAASEPELTAPVTGTYRGNATNELLHKIHIETMPEKTNG; from the coding sequence ATGCGCATCCGGGTAGAGCACGAATCCAGCTATCGTTTCAGCAGGCCCGTCTTTCTTGAGCCGCATCTGATCAGGCTCAAGCCCAGGCAGGACGCCGGGCAGTTGCTTGAAGACTTCAGCCTCAAGGTCAGCCCCGAACCGGCCGGCCAGTGCGAAATCCTGGACGCATGCGGCAACGCCGCCCACTGGCTGTGGTTTGAAGGTATGTGGGAGGAACTGGTTATCCGCACGGAATTCACGGCTCGCACCCTGCGCGATAACCCCTTCGACTATCTGCTGCACCCGTGCGCATTCACGCTCCCTCTTGATCTGCCCGCTCTTGAACGCGAAGCCCTGCTGCCGTCTCTTGGGTCCGGCAGCCCTTCAACACGCGGCCTTGCCAAAAAATTCATGGCCGAGGCAGGTGGCGACAGCATCCAATTTTTGAGCCTTCTCAATGCCTGGATCTATCAGAACATTACAATCATCCCACGACTCGAACCGGGCATCTTTACCACGGAGACCACGCTGCTGCTTGGCCGTGGTGCTTGCCGCGACGTCAGCCTCGTCTTCATGGAGGTCTGCCGGGAGGCGGGAATCCCCGCCCGGTTCGTGTCCGGCTACCAGATCGGCGACCCAGAACAAACCGAGCGGGACCTGCACGCCTACCCGGAAATCTATCTGCCCGGAGCTGGCTGGCGCGGCTACGATCCCACCCTCGGACTTACTGTCGTCGGAGGCCACCTTGCCCTTTGCGCCGCCTCCGAACCGGAGCTGACCGCTCCTGTCACCGGCACGTACAGGGGCAACGCAACAAACGAACTTCTCCACAAAATCCACATTGAAACCATGCCGGAAAAAACAAACGGCTGA
- a CDS encoding peptidase has product MTFCLGITVEDGLVGLADTRITAGNEMTTAQKLSTYETQSGAVFFMTSGLRSLRDKVATYFEEALESGPPPDKLYKAVNLFADLVRRVAKEDKEYLDASGLQFNIHTIMGGQFSADATHKLFLIYPQGNWVEITSGTPYHIIGETGYGKPVLDRTLKHADSIHFALKVGCLAFDSTRISAADVDFPLDVVVYSKGSFSLIEHRFEQNDLAHISTWWQDRLREGVHALPSEWIDAIAASLSPSSRKLHSKTED; this is encoded by the coding sequence ATGACCTTTTGTCTCGGCATCACGGTGGAAGACGGTTTGGTCGGTCTGGCGGACACCCGCATCACCGCCGGCAATGAAATGACCACGGCGCAGAAACTGAGCACCTATGAAACCCAGAGCGGGGCGGTCTTCTTCATGACCTCCGGCCTGCGCTCCCTGCGTGACAAGGTCGCCACCTACTTCGAGGAGGCCCTGGAATCCGGGCCTCCTCCGGACAAGCTCTACAAGGCCGTAAACCTCTTTGCCGACCTCGTCCGGCGCGTGGCCAAGGAAGACAAGGAATATCTCGACGCCTCGGGGCTGCAGTTCAACATCCACACCATCATGGGCGGACAGTTCTCGGCCGACGCCACGCACAAGCTGTTCCTGATCTACCCGCAGGGCAACTGGGTGGAGATCACTTCCGGCACACCCTACCATATCATTGGCGAAACCGGATACGGCAAGCCGGTCCTTGACCGGACTCTCAAGCACGCGGACTCCATCCATTTTGCCCTCAAGGTCGGCTGTCTGGCTTTCGACTCCACGCGAATCAGCGCCGCCGACGTGGACTTCCCTCTTGATGTGGTGGTCTATTCTAAGGGTTCCTTTTCCCTTATCGAGCACCGCTTCGAGCAGAACGATCTGGCGCACATCTCCACCTGGTGGCAGGATCGGCTGCGCGAGGGCGTCCACGCCCTGCCCTCGGAATGGATCGACGCCATCGCGGCCAGCCTCTCCCCCAGCAGCCGCAAACTGCACTCCAAAACCGAGGATTGA
- a CDS encoding alpha-E domain-containing protein, which yields MLSRVASAIYWMSRYLERAGNLARVVEVNWHLTLDLQDSESGEWKSLIEASGDQSLFQERYGYYDAASVITFLSFDRDYPNSIASCLWAARENARAIREVIPYEMWNYINIFYHLVHDASTRPLQVVENPFSFCQEIKMRDFILGGIAADAMIEDEAWHFARLGRLLERCDKTSRILDVSFHHLLDSQNGAQQPGDSIHWMALLRATSAFNAFRRCRGRISPEKVADFLLFDHHFSRSILYGLTHAQASLHSITGTRLNFFTCESERLLGQLCADLSYLTIEDVFAQGLHRFTDRLQTRMNAVDARLGIEFFGYAAQGPEVRMEQ from the coding sequence GGAGCGGGCCGGGAATCTGGCCCGCGTGGTGGAGGTCAACTGGCACCTGACCCTGGACCTCCAGGATTCCGAGAGCGGTGAATGGAAATCCCTCATCGAAGCCAGCGGGGACCAGTCCCTTTTCCAGGAACGATATGGGTATTACGACGCGGCCTCGGTCATCACGTTCCTGAGTTTCGACCGCGACTACCCCAATTCCATCGCGTCCTGCCTCTGGGCGGCCCGGGAGAACGCCCGCGCCATCCGCGAGGTTATCCCGTACGAAATGTGGAACTATATCAACATATTCTACCATTTAGTCCATGACGCCTCGACCCGCCCCCTGCAGGTGGTCGAGAACCCGTTTTCGTTCTGCCAGGAGATCAAGATGCGGGACTTCATCCTCGGCGGGATCGCGGCGGACGCCATGATCGAGGACGAGGCCTGGCACTTCGCACGGCTCGGACGCCTTCTGGAACGCTGCGACAAGACGTCACGCATCCTGGATGTCAGTTTTCACCATCTGCTGGACAGCCAAAACGGCGCGCAGCAACCCGGGGATTCCATCCACTGGATGGCGCTACTCCGGGCCACCAGCGCCTTCAACGCATTTCGTCGCTGCCGGGGACGCATCTCGCCCGAAAAGGTGGCGGACTTTCTTCTTTTTGATCATCATTTTTCTCGATCAATATTGTACGGACTCACTCATGCCCAGGCCTCCCTGCACTCCATCACGGGAACAAGGCTGAATTTCTTCACCTGCGAAAGCGAACGCCTTTTAGGTCAACTGTGCGCGGACCTTTCCTACTTGACCATTGAAGACGTTTTCGCGCAGGGTCTGCATCGTTTCACTGACCGTTTGCAAACCCGCATGAATGCGGTCGACGCCCGCCTGGGAATCGAATTTTTCGGTTACGCGGCGCAAGGACCGGAAGTAAGGATGGAACAATGA